The Salvia miltiorrhiza cultivar Shanhuang (shh) chromosome 1, IMPLAD_Smil_shh, whole genome shotgun sequence genome has a window encoding:
- the LOC131005012 gene encoding uncharacterized protein LOC131005012 encodes MGDWVDGVWEWKLGWNRDLRGREQDCSSNLLAILSNVEILAGKEDGWRWTASNNSVFTVKSAYNKIREFAVSTPQGAVGIDLLEMWKAPAPFKVKTTAWRVLKGRLATCENLIRRQVIISVPDSECVLCKEQTETMEHLFFKCQKSDEIWWNLLQWLGFESALPVKAKENFLAFSNLGKKTDSALLIAVWLCTIWSIWNGRNNCRFNQGTWNKEKLTAEIKSRVWGWILAYKMPNFCIDFRTWVTEIRILA; translated from the coding sequence ATGGGTGACTGGGTTGATGGTGTTTGGGAATGGAAGTTAGGTTGGAATAGAGACTTGAGGGGGAGAGAGCAAGATTGTTCTTCTAACCTCCTAGCAATCCTCTCCAATGTTGAAATCTTAGCAGGAAAAGAAGATGGCTGGAGGTGGACGGCGTCGAATAACAGTGTGTTCACGGTCAAATCGGCGTACAACAAGATTCGAGAGTTTGCTGTCTCCACTCCTCAAGGTGCGGTGGGTATTGACCTTCTCGAGATGTGGAAAGCTCCGGCGCCTTTCAAGGTAAAAACAACTGCTTGGAGAGTGTTGAAAGGAAGGCTTGCCACATGTGAAAACCTGATCCGAAGACAGGTGATCATTTCAGTTCCGGATTCAGAATGTGTGCTCTGCAAGGAACAGACCGAGACGATGGAGCATCTCTTCTTCAAGTGCCAAAAATCTGACGAAATTTGGTGGAACCTACTGCAGTGGCTTGGGTTTGAATCAGCTTTGCCCGTTAAGGCCAAAGAGAATTTTCTCGCCTTTTCAAATCTTGGTAAAAAAACTGACTCAGCTCTTCTCATCGCTGTTTGGTTGTGTACTATTTGGTCAATTTGGAACGGGAGGAACAATTGCAGATTTAACCAAGGAACGTGGAATAAGGAGAAGCTGACGGCAGAGATAAAATCACGTGTGTGGGGGTGGATCTTGGCTTACAAAATGCCGAATTTCTGCATCGACTTTAGGACGTGGGTTACTGAGATTAGAATCTTGGCTTGA